From a single Melospiza georgiana isolate bMelGeo1 chromosome 5, bMelGeo1.pri, whole genome shotgun sequence genomic region:
- the FABP1 gene encoding fatty acid-binding protein, liver, translated as MSFTGKYELQHQENFEPFMRALGLPEDQIQKGKDLKSVSEIVQDGKKFTITITTGSKVMKNQFTIGEESEIEMMNGEKVKAVVQMEGNNKLVTQVKGMKSVTELNGDTITYTMTMGDLTLKRVSKRI; from the exons ATGAGCTTCACTGGAAAATACGAGCTCCAGCACCAGGAAAACTTTGAGCCCTTCATGAGAGCCCTCG GGCTCCCTGAGGACCAGATCCAGAAGGGCAAGGACCTCAAGAGCGTCTCAGAAATTGTGCAGGATGGGAAAAAGTTCACGATTACCATCACCACTGGCTCCAAAGTGATGAAAAACCAGTTCACCATTGGGGAGGAGAGTGAGATTGAGATGATGAATGGAGAGAAAGTGAAG GCTGTTGTGCAGATGGAGGGAAACAACAAACTGGTGACACAGGTGAAAGGGATGAAATCCGTCACGGAGCTCAACGGAGACACCATCACCTAC acaATGACCATGGGTGACCTCACCTTGAAGAGAGTCAGCAAGAGAATCTAG